A portion of the Thermosediminibacter oceani DSM 16646 genome contains these proteins:
- a CDS encoding lytic transglycosylase domain-containing protein, protein MLLGLLALYNNISWFLKYLYPLRYEEYIVRYAAEYEVDPYLVAAVIKVESNFSPTAVSPKGAIGLMQLMPETARWAADQMGVRNFNGDLFNPELNIRIGTWYLSMLIKEFDGDTNMALAAYNGGTGNVKEWIKNGVLSRKRDVDLIPFGETRNFVYKVKRAYTWYKRLYKL, encoded by the coding sequence ATGTTACTGGGTTTACTGGCGCTTTATAACAACATTTCCTGGTTTTTAAAGTATCTTTACCCTCTAAGATACGAGGAGTATATCGTCAGGTATGCTGCCGAATACGAGGTAGATCCTTATCTGGTGGCTGCCGTGATAAAAGTAGAAAGCAACTTTTCCCCCACGGCTGTTTCCCCTAAGGGGGCCATAGGATTGATGCAGCTTATGCCTGAGACCGCCAGGTGGGCTGCAGACCAAATGGGAGTCCGTAATTTTAACGGAGATTTATTCAATCCGGAGCTGAATATCCGTATAGGTACCTGGTATCTGTCGATGCTAATAAAGGAATTTGACGGGGATACGAATATGGCACTGGCGGCGTACAACGGAGGGACTGGCAATGTAAAAGAGTGGATAAAAAACGGAGTATTAAGCAGAAAAAGGGACGTAGATTTGATCCCCTTCGGTGAAACCAGAAATTTCGTGTATAAGGTCAAAAGAGCCTATACCTGGTACAAGAGATTGTACAAACTATGA